A genome region from Anabaena sphaerica FACHB-251 includes the following:
- a CDS encoding DUF561 domain-containing protein, translating into MTMLPNLQRAFANRSVLKVISGLNNFNAESVAATVKAAEFGGATFVDIAADAALVKLAKSLTSLPVCVSAVEPEKFVQAVAAGADLIEIGNFDSFYAQGRRFEAEEVLALTYQTRALLPEITLSVTVPHILELDQQVQLAEDLVKAGADIIQTEGGTSSQPAHGGTLGLIEKAAPTLAAAYQISRAVSVPVLCASGISNVTAPLAVAAGAAGVGVGSAINQLNSEIAMIAAVRGLVEALATANIRTFA; encoded by the coding sequence ATGACTATGCTTCCTAACTTGCAACGTGCGTTTGCTAACCGCAGTGTCCTGAAAGTAATTAGCGGTTTGAATAATTTCAATGCTGAAAGTGTTGCTGCTACTGTAAAAGCGGCTGAGTTTGGTGGTGCGACTTTTGTTGATATTGCTGCTGATGCGGCTTTAGTTAAATTAGCGAAAAGTTTAACAAGTTTACCAGTTTGTGTTTCTGCTGTTGAACCAGAAAAGTTTGTGCAAGCTGTTGCTGCTGGTGCTGATTTAATTGAAATCGGTAATTTTGATTCTTTTTACGCCCAAGGTCGCAGATTTGAAGCTGAAGAAGTTTTGGCATTAACTTACCAAACTCGTGCCTTATTGCCTGAAATTACTCTATCGGTGACAGTTCCTCACATCCTGGAATTGGATCAACAGGTACAACTGGCTGAAGATTTGGTAAAAGCTGGTGCTGATATCATCCAAACTGAAGGCGGTACTAGCAGCCAACCTGCTCACGGTGGTACTTTGGGATTGATTGAAAAAGCTGCTCCTACTTTAGCCGCAGCTTATCAAATTTCCCGCGCTGTTTCTGTACCTGTTTTGTGTGCTTCTGGTATTTCTAATGTGACTGCACCTTTAGCTGTTGCAGCTGGTGCTGCTGGTGTGGGTGTGGGTTCTGCTATTAACCAACTCAATAGCGAAATTGCCATGATCGCTGCTGTTCGTGGTTTGGTGGAAGCTTTAGCAACTGCAAATATTCGCACTTTTGCATAG
- a CDS encoding ABC transporter permease, translated as MMLNFIDRVGEWNPQLFRELKGRLKPFNVLFAVVSSLLLQLVVFLFQLREYPGEEYSLRASYCRLSSLYQQQEQQLYQQQSLLNQKLNNYRQIKLSDSSIIPNLQVQIKQVDAQLSNLRNELSKGFCPPSEIDWQMWWRDHWEYTFLAFSVIFIFTLLVAGTYLLISDLAKEEHRGTLNFIRLSPQSETSLLAGKMLGVPSLIYLFVITAIPLHFWAGHSANIASSNILSYYAVMAACCGFFYSAALLFGLVSRWFSSFQPWLGSGGVLLFLFMTMMMASASYNNNFNNPGAWFRFFSPWDITTYLFPNLFRIYQGSPLDKLQFFYLPIGKNLASLVGFYLLNYGICAYGIWQAITRCFRNPQTTILSKGQSYSFIAFTQVMFLGLMMQNVVERTEVVVSLLVVINAALIFGLIFVLSPIRQNIQDWARYRHQNNRNESLWEDLVWGEKSPAILAIAINLVIATTPLIIWIAISQKDLDINDFGKGKALLTVVLSIGLMLIYASIAQLMLLMKNPKRYVWAVVTIAGTISLPPIILSVLGIDPAKNPAVWLFSTFPWGAIEQSSMITIFMALLADFTVVALLNFQFHKQVRVLGESATKALLAGR; from the coding sequence ATGATGCTCAATTTTATCGACAGAGTAGGTGAATGGAATCCCCAACTCTTCCGAGAACTGAAAGGAAGACTCAAACCATTTAACGTCTTATTTGCTGTTGTCTCATCTTTATTATTGCAACTCGTGGTTTTTTTGTTTCAACTACGAGAATATCCCGGTGAAGAATATTCTTTAAGAGCTTCTTACTGTCGTCTAAGTTCATTATACCAACAGCAAGAACAACAGCTTTACCAGCAACAATCTCTACTCAATCAAAAATTAAATAACTATCGACAAATTAAACTTTCAGATTCCAGCATTATTCCTAATTTACAGGTACAAATTAAACAAGTTGACGCACAACTCAGTAACCTGAGAAATGAGTTGTCTAAAGGTTTTTGTCCTCCCAGCGAAATTGATTGGCAGATGTGGTGGCGAGATCATTGGGAATACACTTTTCTAGCATTTAGTGTAATTTTTATTTTTACACTATTAGTTGCCGGCACTTATTTACTGATTAGTGATTTAGCCAAAGAAGAACATCGAGGTACACTCAATTTTATTCGCCTCAGTCCCCAGTCAGAAACCAGTCTATTGGCTGGAAAAATGCTAGGAGTGCCGAGTTTAATTTATCTGTTTGTAATCACAGCAATTCCTCTACATTTTTGGGCTGGACATTCCGCGAATATTGCCTCTAGTAACATTCTCAGTTATTACGCGGTTATGGCTGCCTGCTGCGGTTTCTTTTATAGTGCAGCACTGCTATTTGGTTTAGTAAGTCGCTGGTTTAGTAGCTTTCAACCTTGGCTTGGTAGTGGTGGGGTTTTGTTGTTCTTGTTTATGACAATGATGATGGCATCCGCTTCTTATAACAATAACTTCAATAATCCAGGTGCTTGGTTTAGGTTTTTTAGTCCTTGGGATATTACCACTTATCTATTTCCCAATTTGTTTCGTATATATCAAGGTTCACCACTAGATAAACTCCAATTTTTCTATTTACCAATTGGGAAAAATTTAGCCAGTTTAGTCGGCTTTTATTTACTTAATTACGGAATTTGCGCTTACGGTATTTGGCAAGCCATAACCAGGTGTTTTCGTAATCCTCAAACTACCATCTTGAGTAAGGGACAAAGCTATTCATTTATAGCTTTTACTCAGGTGATGTTTTTAGGATTGATGATGCAAAACGTAGTAGAGAGAACAGAGGTAGTTGTATCTCTCTTAGTAGTAATAAATGCCGCTCTCATTTTTGGTTTAATTTTTGTCCTTTCACCGATTCGTCAAAATATCCAAGATTGGGCAAGATATCGACACCAAAACAATAGAAACGAATCACTCTGGGAAGATTTAGTTTGGGGTGAAAAAAGCCCAGCCATATTGGCAATAGCAATCAATCTAGTAATTGCTACCACACCTTTAATTATCTGGATTGCTATTTCCCAGAAAGATTTAGATATCAACGATTTTGGCAAAGGTAAAGCTTTATTAACAGTGGTTTTATCTATCGGTTTAATGCTGATTTATGCCAGTATTGCTCAGTTAATGTTGTTGATGAAAAATCCCAAGCGTTATGTGTGGGCAGTTGTGACTATAGCTGGAACAATTTCTTTACCACCAATTATTCTTTCTGTCTTGGGTATTGACCCAGCCAAAAATCCTGCTGTATGGTTGTTTTCTACCTTTCCTTGGGGAGCTATAGAACAATCTAGCATGATCACAATTTTCATGGCGCTGTTAGCTGATTTCACTGTTGTTGCTTTGTTAAATTTCCAATTCCACAAACAGGTGCGGGTGTTGGGTGAGTCTGCAACTAAGGCATTATTAGCAGGGCGTTAA
- a CDS encoding ABC transporter ATP-binding protein yields MVKEIAIRTTGLTKQFERHVAVNDVDLEIQMGEVYGLIGPNGAGKTTLIRMLAAAEEPTTGEIYINGDRLLRDHSNPTLKRHLGYLPDDYPLYEDLTVWDYLDYFARLYRLRQPRRTQRLHEVLELIQLGNKRNSMISTLSRGMKQRLSLARTIIHEPILLLLDEPVSGLDPIARMQFREIIKALREAGMTILISSHVLSDLAELCTSVGIMELGFLVESASLQTLYQRLARQQIFISTLGNIDVLVRELKNYPLVQEWEVIHSQNSVRVNFSGTQEETAELLRSLISTSIPLTNFHCTQEDLETIFLKLGHKQAS; encoded by the coding sequence ATGGTAAAAGAAATAGCAATTCGCACCACTGGACTAACTAAACAATTTGAACGCCACGTTGCTGTCAATGATGTGGACTTAGAAATTCAGATGGGCGAAGTTTACGGATTAATAGGTCCTAATGGCGCTGGTAAAACAACCCTAATTCGGATGTTAGCCGCTGCTGAAGAACCTACTACGGGTGAGATTTATATTAATGGCGATCGCTTACTACGTGATCACAGCAACCCCACCCTCAAGCGTCATCTTGGTTACTTACCCGACGACTACCCACTGTATGAAGATTTAACCGTCTGGGACTACTTAGATTATTTTGCTCGTTTATACCGCTTACGGCAACCGCGCCGCACCCAACGCTTACATGAAGTTTTAGAACTGATCCAACTTGGTAATAAACGCAACAGCATGATTTCTACCCTATCACGAGGGATGAAACAGCGTCTGAGTTTAGCACGGACTATTATCCATGAACCGATTTTACTACTTTTAGATGAGCCGGTTTCTGGACTTGATCCCATTGCGAGGATGCAGTTTCGGGAAATTATCAAAGCTTTGCGAGAAGCTGGGATGACAATATTAATTTCTTCCCATGTTCTCAGCGACTTAGCAGAGTTATGTACTTCCGTGGGCATTATGGAACTAGGCTTTCTCGTAGAAAGTGCTTCACTGCAAACACTTTATCAACGTTTAGCCCGACAGCAAATTTTTATCTCAACTTTGGGCAACATAGATGTATTGGTGAGAGAACTAAAAAATTATCCTTTGGTACAAGAGTGGGAGGTAATACACAGCCAAAATAGTGTGCGGGTTAATTTTTCAGGAACACAGGAAGAAACTGCTGAATTATTGCGATCGCTCATCAGTACAAGTATTCCTTTAACCAATTTTCACTGCACTCAAGAAGACCTAGAAACTATTTTTCTCAAATTAGGTCACAAACAAGCATCGTAA